From the Halorhabdus utahensis DSM 12940 genome, one window contains:
- a CDS encoding DUF5830 family protein has protein sequence MDETNDPVELGVTLLANFEDAELSMAEAVDRIETVTTDPHLTREILDTAERRGIIEREAGLVRPTTGQYVSFESQVVTRDGDFSCQRCGAGLSTGHFIRFEDDRELGPFGSSCIRKVTGRD, from the coding sequence GTGGACGAGACGAACGACCCGGTGGAACTCGGCGTGACGCTGCTCGCGAACTTCGAGGACGCCGAACTGTCGATGGCCGAGGCGGTCGACCGGATCGAGACGGTCACGACCGATCCACACCTGACGCGTGAGATTCTCGATACCGCCGAACGCCGGGGGATCATCGAACGCGAGGCGGGACTCGTCCGCCCCACGACTGGACAGTACGTCTCCTTCGAGAGCCAGGTCGTGACTCGCGATGGGGACTTTTCGTGTCAGCGCTGTGGCGCGGGGCTCTCGACGGGCCATTTCATCCGGTTCGAGGACGACCGCGAGCTGGGGCCCTTCGGGTCCTCGTGCATCCGAAAAGTCACCGGCAGAGACTGA